The window GCTCTAATATTAATTTTTTACCCTCAATTTTGAAATAATATCCTTCTTTTCCAGTCAATGTACCTGTAAGATACAATTTATTTCCATCTATCTCCCATGCGCCACCTATCCAATAATAATGGGCTTTAAATGTACCATTGGGATAAAATATGATGGTATCTTTATTATCCGACCATGTTCCAATAATATTATCTGACCCTACACTAATGACATTTTCCCCACCTGAATTTGCTATTCCACTGCCCATTGCAAACATAATTACTGCTACTATAATAATGCATACAATATACGCCCCTACTGTAATATAAAGTGCCCTGGTTTCTTTATCTTTCAGTAAAACTTTGACCGACCAAAAGTTCAATACAACATTCATAAGTAAACCTAACATGCATAATAAAACAACTAACCAAACAGCTATAAACTGCAAAATTAAATTTACAATAGCTGCCCATGCAAAAGGAATTAAACTTACCCCTATTCCTCCCAATATAGCCTTAAATTCCACATCTTCTTTGAATATCATAGATGCTAATTTAACAATACCGCAATACAAAAGGTATAAAAGAAACAAAGCAATAAAGTTATACAAAAATGTTTTAAACGATGAATAAGAAGACAAAATTCCTGATATTTCAATCAAATCTTCAATAAACTGCAAACCTCTCCCCGCTAAAACAAGATTTTGAATAGAAACAAATATAAAAGTGAGAATAGCAAACAAAATGCCTGCTTTATAGTCATTGTTCTGTATAACCTTTGAAATAAAAACAAATGGATTTTTCAAAAATGCCCAAGCAAACTTTATTGTAAGATAACAATATCGAACTGCTGAGTTAATTACATCATTTAGGGTTGAAGTATTAGTAGATTCCTTTTTCTTTTCTTCAGCGGTATTTACAGTCTGCTCAATACTTTCGCTTTTAACATCCTCACTAGCTTTCGCAGTATTTTGAGTATCGTTCAATGCTTCACCGCTTGTAACTTGATTGCCAGTTGTTTGACTCACCATCGTTTGATTTGTTTGGCAAGTGCAAACCTCACCTTCCTGAAGTTCTCTACCACAGTATGGACACTTTGTCATTTCAATCACACACTCCCTTCATCTAGTTTGTATTCTTTAATCTTGCCATCTTCCGGCCAATTATAAAACCATGGAGCCTCTATTCCAACAATAATAAAGTTCTTTGCATTTTCATCCCATACAAGCGTGTAAACCTGTGCAGTTACTTTTTCAGGAATATCTTGTGGTGGAGAATCGTCCTTGTAATATACTGCATCTTTGTAGTAAATTTTTGCAGTAATTTTTAATGTTATTTTTTCTTCTTCGTCTCTAAACAATTGTAATGTTCCAAAGTTGAACTCAGTTTTTGTTACCTTGCCTGTAAACTTTTGGTTGTTAGCTTTTAAATCTTGAATTCTGCTTGTAAAAACTTGTTTTAACTCATCAGAAATGTGCAAAAACTTATTCGGATCCTGAGATGTCATAGCAGTTCTGTAAGACTTTTCAAAATCATTTATAACAGAAGCAACCTTTTCGAATGTCGAATTATTAGTATCATCGTTTGAAAGTGTATTTGGAATTGTAATGCTATTTGACCAGCTGCCAAGTTTTACAGAAGTTGTTCTCACTTCACCCCATGGAAGTTTTATTTTTGCACTAAACTCACTTCCGTCACTTACAGGTCCAAATTCAGACGCATCTTTTACCAAAACACCAGTTGGCTTACCGTTCAAAACTATCTCTGCATCTTCAAAATCTGAGTTTACCTCTACATAGCGCGGATAAAGATATAGTTCAGCTGTGTATTGGTTATAGTTACTAAAATCTGTACTGTAAATTTCTTCTTCATCAACCTTTTCTAATGTACAATACGGACCTTTGTATTCTGCTTTAACCTTGTATATCCCAGCAATCAATGGACCTATTGAAATTTCCTGAGATGGATCTGAAACTGAAGCAATGTTTTTACCATTCAAGTATATTTTTGCGTCCTTTGTATCACACTTCACTTTTAAAAAGTAATTTTTTGCTGCAATCTTATATTTCGTGAAGAAGATCAAGCCTTTGCCTGTAGGTTTTAAGAGAAAATCATTTGAATAATCTTGAGTTGAGAAAAGATCAGATAAAATATCAGTTAGAGATCTATTCTTTTTATCTGAGGATGAATTTGAAATTGATTGAATTGCTTCATCTAACGCTTTGAAAACACCGTTTATGTGTTCAGGCTTTGTCTGACACAACTCTAAGAAAGCTTTTAGATCATCTTGTGAAATTTGTTCACCTGTTTCATGAACAAGTATTTGGGAAAGCATTTTTGTGTTTTTATTTTTAACAGCTTCCTTGAATTCATTCACAACCCTTTGGGGAGAATATATTGACTTTCCAATCGCTACAAACAATATTAAGAACACCAGGAAACCTATAATTCCGTAAAGCCAAGGCAAAAGTTTTCTGTCAAATTTAAATTTTATGCCTGGAACTCTAAATTCTTTTGTTTGGTCATCAAAGTATTTCTCTAAGAAGAACTCTCTCTTAGGTCTTTGCAAATTACTCAAAGTCTTTGTCTCCAAGCTCTCTCCACACTGACTACATACTTTCTGCCCATTATCAATTGTAGCACCACACCTGGGACAGTAAAGCAACTTTTTTCCCTCCCATCATCACTCTTTAATATAACTCGACACAATTCGACATTATTCGACAAATTATATACTTTTAAGGTGTAATCTTGATTTAATTATAATTTTTCTCGTATATAAATGCAAGAGCTTATTTATCTCAAAATATGGTTGACATTAAGTTTTTCGTTTTGTATATTAAATAGCAGGAACAAAATCTTTTCTAGGGAGGTTGAGGAAATGAAAAAGCACATCTCAGTATTTATAACCATATTTGCTGTTATCTTTTGTTTTGTTGCAGTTGCGTCATCTCCGACAAATTATAAGACCATGTACGAAAAACTTTTGAAAGATTATAATTCTCTAAAAACTCAATATGACAAGCTAAAAAAAGAAAATGCTAATCTTCAAGCAAAGGTAAATGAACTTAGCAAAAAGGTAGCAACAAGCCCAGTTTATGAGTATCAAAGAGATATTATCCTAAATGGAGTAACACTCAAATACAAAGTTCCATTTATAAACTACAAAGGAATGAGATTTGTTCATCTTGACTCTATTCTTTACTGTTTCTACAATAAAAATATTGCACCTTGGAAAATTGATAACAACAAAAAAGCATTGGTTATTGGACCCAATCTAACACCAAATGGAGGCATCTTTTTGACTGATTTGCCATTAAGCGACTATTATTCAATACACTTTAATCCAGTTTCTAATTCAAATGAGGTCACAATATTAGGCGCAACAAAGGGCAAAAATATTGTGTGGCGAGCATATAACGAAAATTGGCGGAATGAAAATGATAGTAATAGATATACTTTTGTTCAATATAAACTCAATGGAGATTATAAAAAGTTAAATCTAACTCTTGGGCTTGACGATGAGACAGATGTCGGGGCAAGTGGTGTCTTCAGAATCTATTTAGATGGTGAAAAGAAATATGAAAGCCCAATTGCGAAGGGTGAAAAACCTAAAAATGTATCATTAGAAGTTGTAGGAGGAAATACACTAAAAATTGAATTTTATATAAATAAACACTATAGAAATCTTCAAGCCTTTCCTGTCGTTGTTGATGCAGTATTATATAAATAAAGTGTAAAATCGATGAACTCTGTAACAAAAGCAGGGACTATCTGCTCAAAGGTAGTCCCTGCTTTTTATTACTACTCCAAAAAATCCTTAAGTTTCTTACTCCTGCTCGGATGTCTGAGTTTTCTCAAAGCCTTTGCCTCAATTTGACGAATTCTTTCACGTGTCACATTGAATTCCCTGCCAACCTCTTCTAAAGTGCGTGCTCTTCCATCTTCAAGGCCAAATCTGAGCTTTAAGACCTTTTTTTCCCGCTCGTTGAGTGAGTCCAAAACTTCCATCAGCTGTTCTTTCAACATCGAATGGGCAGCAGCCTCAGATGGTGCAAGAGCATCATCATCAGGGATAAAGTCACCCAAGTGGCTGTCTTCTTCCTCACCGATTGGCGTCTCCAACGATACAGGCTCCTGAGCAATCTTCAAAATCTCCCGCACCTTTTCAACTGGCATGTTCATCTCTTTTGCAATCTCTTCAGGTGTTGGCTCTCTTCCTTTTTCTTGCAAAAGCTGGCGTGATACCCTAACTAACTTATTTATTGTCTCAACCATATGAACAGGAATTCTTATAGTTCTTGCCTGGTCGGCAATTGCCCTTGTGATTGCCTGGCGAATCCACCAGGTTGCATATGTGGAAAATTTATATCCTTTTCGGTAGTCAAACTTTTCAACAGCCTTCAAAAGACCAAGATTACCTTCCTGGATAAGGTCCAAAAAGAGCATTCCTCTTCCCACATACCTTTTTGCAATGCTAACAACAAGCCTCAAGTTTGCCTCAGCAAGCCTCTTTTTAGCCTCTTCATCCCCCTGTTCAATCCTCTTTGCAAGTTCAATCTCCTCTTCAGGAGTCAAAAGAGGAATTTTGCCAATCTCTTTGAGATACATTCTTACAGGGTCATCTATAGCAATACCTTCTGGCAAGTTTTCCAAATCATCTTTCAAAAGTTCTTCTTCAGAAATCCTATCATCAACGACGTCAATTCCCATACTTTCAAGAGTATCATATATATTTTCAATCTGGTTTGCATCAAGCTCTACCTTGTCAAGTATCTCTTGAATCTCTGAATATGTCAAAAATCCCTTGCTCTGCCCAAGTGAAATGAGCTCACGAACCTTCTCTCTTATGAGATTTTTCCTCTCATCTGTTGCTTTATTTTTCTCATCGGTATTCTTCTTTGAAGATTTTGCAGTTTGTTCTTTTTGTTCAACCTTCTCTTTTTCTTCTTGCTGCTGCGGCTGCTCTTGGTTTTTTACTTCTTCAGCACCATTTTGATTTAGGATGCTTTCATTATTTTGTCCAAGGTTTTGTTCTGTCATCTGCTCTCTCCCTCCCTTCCCGCTTTTAGTTTTTTCAGTTCATTTAGTATCTGGGTGATTTTAACAGCATCATTTTGTCTTTGTGCTTCTTCAAGTTCAAGTTTTAATTCTAACGTCTTGATATTCAGCTTCAGCTCTTCTATAGCTTTTTTCGCAGTATCACAATCTTCAAAACCTTTGGATGAAAAGCTTGTAAGCTCAGACAGAATACTCTCATCAGTTATAAAACTCAAAAGCATAGAGTAGCTCAACTCCATCCCCTCATCAAGTAGATTTTTTATGCTGCTGAAAAGAATTTTAATATCTTCAGTGTAAAAATCATTTTCTGTAAGAAGACTTTTTATCTCTTCTGACTTTGGTGCCCACTGGGTATAAAGTGATAAAAGATAGATTTCGTTTTTCTTCAATCTTTCAATATCAGTTAAAACTAATTTTTTCTGTACTTGTTTAAAATAATTTATATTTTCTATTCGCCTAACTTCTTTTTGAGCTTTTTTTGAAAACTCTCTTGCTATTACATTTTCATCTATTCCAGTAAGATCTGATAACTTCTTTATATACTCTTGTCTTTCAACTTCATTTGAAATCGGGGTCAAAATCTTCTCAAAATATTCTCGTACAAACCTAAATTTCTGGTCTGACTTGCTCAAATCATATTGGTTTTTTAGTTCTTTTATTTTATAATCTATAACAAACATACTATTTTGCTTTTTTAATAAAAAAGCATCTTTTCCAAATTTCTTAATATACTCATCCGGGTCCTTTGCACCCTCTAATTCCATAACTCTTACCATGAGCCCGTTTTGATACAATATATCTGCACTTCTTATTGCCGCTCTCTTGCCTGCCTCATCACTGTCTAAACAAAGTACAACTTCATTTTTATATCTTCGCAAAAGGAAGCTATGGTCCTGAGTAAGTGCTGTGCCCAAAACTCCAACTACATTGTCAATTCCCTCTTGGTGCAAAGCAATAACATCCATGTATCCTTCAACAACTATAAACTCGTTTTCCTTGCTCTGTTTTGCAATGTTAAGACCATACAGAATCCTTGACTTCGAGAATATCAAAGTATCAGGTGAATTCATATATTTTGGAGCAGAAGTGTCAGTAATTATTCGCCCACCAAATGCAATTACCCTGTTCATTGTATCGAATATAGGAAAAATAAGCCTTCCTGCAAATCTACAATAATTTTTTCCATTTCGCTCAAGAAAAATTCCACTCAAATCAATAATTTCTTTAGGATACTTTTGAGAAAGCCTTTCGTACAAGTCATTTTTTTCAGGACAATAGCCAAGTCCAAATCTCTTTGCTGTTTCCTTTGTAATTCTCCTTTTTATTATATACTTCGCAGCTTCAATGTTCTTGCGAAGATAAAGCTGCTCTTGGAAATACTCAAAGCAGTCTTTGTGAAGATTGATTAGCTCTTCTTTCTGTTTTGCTAAAGCTCTGTCTTTTGCAAATTTAGATTCAGATAAATTAATATCAATTTTTGCTTTTTCTGCTAAAACCTTAAGAGCTTCGGTAAAGGTTAAGTTTTCCATCCGCATTACAAAGTGGATAGCATTTCCACCAACACCGCAGCCAAAACAGTGAAAAATTTGTTTAGCTGGTGAGACATAAAAAGATGGTGTCCGCTCTGTGTGAAAAGGGCATAGTGCCCTAAAGTTAACCCCTACTCTCTTTAACGGGATATAAGATGAAACAACATCAACAATATCCACTTTATTTAAAATCTGTTCTACAATTCTTTCCAGCACATTATGTTCACCTTCATGTTTTTTGGGACAATTTAATTTTATTTCGACAAATTTTTTAAAATACCTTTTAGCATTTTTGACAAAAATCAAAGCTTATTCCATGGCGAAGGTAAGAATATTTCATAAAACTTTCGCATAGCATATCTGTCTGTCATTCCGGCTATATAGTCGATGATTGCCTGTTCTTTGCCAAATCTGTCAATATCTCTTTTTACATCGTCAGGTAAGGCATCAGGATTCGACATAAAATACTCGTATAGAGCTTGTATAATATACTTAGCTTTCTTTTCATCTCTTTTAGCTTCAGACCCAATATACACATTTTGAAACATAAACTCTCTTAACTTATGCATTGCGTAAAAGACATCTTCACTCATGGTTATTTCTGGTTTGTCCATACTATTTCTTATTATATCCACAATCAAAGTGTTAATTCTCTCACGCTTTGAAAATCCTAAAATCTTAAGACAGTCCTGGGGTAAATCCTCTTCTTTTAAAATCCCTGCTCTTATTGCATCATCTATGTCATGATTTATATACGCTATCCTGTCTGCAAATTGCACCACTTTTCCTTCTAACGTCGAAGGAGTATTGCCCCATACATGGTTTAAAATACCGTCTCTTACCTCAAATGTAAGATTAAGCCCATCATCCCCTTCTAAAAAGTCAACAACTCTTAGGCTCTGCACATTGTGAGAAAATCCACAAGTTGTAATTTGGTTTAAAATGTCTTCTCCTGCATGGCCAAAAGGTGTGTGGCCCAAATCATGGCCAAGGGCAATTGCCTCTGTCAGGTCCTCATTGAGCCTTAAAGCCCTTGCAATTGTTCTTGCTATCTGAGCAACCTCAAGGGCGTGAGTCAGCCTTGTTCTGTAGTGGTCTCCTTCTGGTGATATGAACACTTGTGTTTTGTGCTTAAGTCTTCTAAATGATTTTGAATGAATGATTCTATCTCTGTCACGTTGAAACTCGGTTCTGACCTGACACTTTTCTTCTGGTCTTTGTCGCCCTTTTGTATTCTTTGAAAGGGTGGCATATGGTGACAGAATCTTACATTCCAGCTCTTCTTGGTATTCTCTTATCCTTAACAAATTTTCTCACCGGACTTTTATAAAGTCCCTCTTTACATTAAATTTTTTAAAGACTTTATAATGTTTTTGGTTTATATAATAACTTAATTCTATACAAAGTGAATTTTCCCTTCTTTTAATGCTGAAAAATTCAAAAAGAAGAAGGCTGGAAATTCACAAACCA is drawn from Caldicellulosiruptor naganoensis and contains these coding sequences:
- the rpoD gene encoding RNA polymerase sigma factor RpoD gives rise to the protein MTEQNLGQNNESILNQNGAEEVKNQEQPQQQEEKEKVEQKEQTAKSSKKNTDEKNKATDERKNLIREKVRELISLGQSKGFLTYSEIQEILDKVELDANQIENIYDTLESMGIDVVDDRISEEELLKDDLENLPEGIAIDDPVRMYLKEIGKIPLLTPEEEIELAKRIEQGDEEAKKRLAEANLRLVVSIAKRYVGRGMLFLDLIQEGNLGLLKAVEKFDYRKGYKFSTYATWWIRQAITRAIADQARTIRIPVHMVETINKLVRVSRQLLQEKGREPTPEEIAKEMNMPVEKVREILKIAQEPVSLETPIGEEEDSHLGDFIPDDDALAPSEAAAHSMLKEQLMEVLDSLNEREKKVLKLRFGLEDGRARTLEEVGREFNVTRERIRQIEAKALRKLRHPSRSKKLKDFLE
- a CDS encoding zinc ribbon domain-containing protein; this translates as MLYCPRCGATIDNGQKVCSQCGESLETKTLSNLQRPKREFFLEKYFDDQTKEFRVPGIKFKFDRKLLPWLYGIIGFLVFLILFVAIGKSIYSPQRVVNEFKEAVKNKNTKMLSQILVHETGEQISQDDLKAFLELCQTKPEHINGVFKALDEAIQSISNSSSDKKNRSLTDILSDLFSTQDYSNDFLLKPTGKGLIFFTKYKIAAKNYFLKVKCDTKDAKIYLNGKNIASVSDPSQEISIGPLIAGIYKVKAEYKGPYCTLEKVDEEEIYSTDFSNYNQYTAELYLYPRYVEVNSDFEDAEIVLNGKPTGVLVKDASEFGPVSDGSEFSAKIKLPWGEVRTTSVKLGSWSNSITIPNTLSNDDTNNSTFEKVASVINDFEKSYRTAMTSQDPNKFLHISDELKQVFTSRIQDLKANNQKFTGKVTKTEFNFGTLQLFRDEEEKITLKITAKIYYKDAVYYKDDSPPQDIPEKVTAQVYTLVWDENAKNFIIVGIEAPWFYNWPEDGKIKEYKLDEGSV
- a CDS encoding Yip1 family protein, which translates into the protein MTKCPYCGRELQEGEVCTCQTNQTMVSQTTGNQVTSGEALNDTQNTAKASEDVKSESIEQTVNTAEEKKKESTNTSTLNDVINSAVRYCYLTIKFAWAFLKNPFVFISKVIQNNDYKAGILFAILTFIFVSIQNLVLAGRGLQFIEDLIEISGILSSYSSFKTFLYNFIALFLLYLLYCGIVKLASMIFKEDVEFKAILGGIGVSLIPFAWAAIVNLILQFIAVWLVVLLCMLGLLMNVVLNFWSVKVLLKDKETRALYITVGAYIVCIIIVAVIMFAMGSGIANSGGENVISVGSDNIIGTWSDNKDTIIFYPNGTFKAHYYWIGGAWEIDGNKLYLTGTLTGKEGYYFKIEGKKLILEPIPGSGMGRYEFYRVR
- a CDS encoding deoxyguanosinetriphosphate triphosphohydrolase; the encoded protein is MLRIREYQEELECKILSPYATLSKNTKGRQRPEEKCQVRTEFQRDRDRIIHSKSFRRLKHKTQVFISPEGDHYRTRLTHALEVAQIARTIARALRLNEDLTEAIALGHDLGHTPFGHAGEDILNQITTCGFSHNVQSLRVVDFLEGDDGLNLTFEVRDGILNHVWGNTPSTLEGKVVQFADRIAYINHDIDDAIRAGILKEEDLPQDCLKILGFSKRERINTLIVDIIRNSMDKPEITMSEDVFYAMHKLREFMFQNVYIGSEAKRDEKKAKYIIQALYEYFMSNPDALPDDVKRDIDRFGKEQAIIDYIAGMTDRYAMRKFYEIFLPSPWNKL
- the dnaG gene encoding DNA primase translates to MIFVKNAKRYFKKFVEIKLNCPKKHEGEHNVLERIVEQILNKVDIVDVVSSYIPLKRVGVNFRALCPFHTERTPSFYVSPAKQIFHCFGCGVGGNAIHFVMRMENLTFTEALKVLAEKAKIDINLSESKFAKDRALAKQKEELINLHKDCFEYFQEQLYLRKNIEAAKYIIKRRITKETAKRFGLGYCPEKNDLYERLSQKYPKEIIDLSGIFLERNGKNYCRFAGRLIFPIFDTMNRVIAFGGRIITDTSAPKYMNSPDTLIFSKSRILYGLNIAKQSKENEFIVVEGYMDVIALHQEGIDNVVGVLGTALTQDHSFLLRRYKNEVVLCLDSDEAGKRAAIRSADILYQNGLMVRVMELEGAKDPDEYIKKFGKDAFLLKKQNSMFVIDYKIKELKNQYDLSKSDQKFRFVREYFEKILTPISNEVERQEYIKKLSDLTGIDENVIAREFSKKAQKEVRRIENINYFKQVQKKLVLTDIERLKKNEIYLLSLYTQWAPKSEEIKSLLTENDFYTEDIKILFSSIKNLLDEGMELSYSMLLSFITDESILSELTSFSSKGFEDCDTAKKAIEELKLNIKTLELKLELEEAQRQNDAVKITQILNELKKLKAGREGESR
- a CDS encoding NPCBM/NEW2 domain-containing protein, translating into MKKHISVFITIFAVIFCFVAVASSPTNYKTMYEKLLKDYNSLKTQYDKLKKENANLQAKVNELSKKVATSPVYEYQRDIILNGVTLKYKVPFINYKGMRFVHLDSILYCFYNKNIAPWKIDNNKKALVIGPNLTPNGGIFLTDLPLSDYYSIHFNPVSNSNEVTILGATKGKNIVWRAYNENWRNENDSNRYTFVQYKLNGDYKKLNLTLGLDDETDVGASGVFRIYLDGEKKYESPIAKGEKPKNVSLEVVGGNTLKIEFYINKHYRNLQAFPVVVDAVLYK